The sequence AATAAAGGAAAATTACAATAAACTTATGACTGTATAAAATTCTGTAGTTTATTCAACAAAAACTTAAAAGTAATACTTGTTTATCAATTTTTTTATCGGAATTTTATGAAAAACATGATTTGTCTTTCCTTATATAAAAATAATAAAAAGTTATTCAAAATTGGTTGATATTTTCTTAAAGGGATAATTTTTTTTAGTTAATTATCGCATCTGTAGGGATAACTGATATTAGAGGCTTGGATCGCACAAACGAAAGATTTAGTATATCGATATACAAATTTACCCATTTTCAAAATTCCATAAAAATAGACAATTATGTAAAGTGGCACTATTAAGTATTCTTGTTGACATTTAGCAATATTAGGCTTTAAAGCTAGCTACTTCGAGTAGAACAGCTATGATGATTAGCCGATTGCTCACCGTAATCTTACTGAACTTGACCTGAAATATTTGTTCCAGTTATAAATCCGTCACTTTTACCGGGAACTAACCGCACGTCTTCAGGTCTAATAGATAGGGATGATTTAAAGCCAGTAAGATATATGAGTCAATCGATTACTGCATCTTGGTCTACACTCGATGCCAGACTGCCGGAAACACCAGTAGAAGTTGATAAACTTTCAAACCATGACCTGATTCTGCGCTGTCAGGCTGGAGTTCGCCCCGAACGTACTGCTTTTGCTGAACTGATGCGTCGCTATCAATCACAAGTTGATAGAGTTTTATATCACTTAGCGCCTGATTGGGCCGATCGAGCAGATTTAGCTCAGGAAGTCTGGATACGAGTTTTCCGCAATATTAGTCGATTACAAGACCCCTGTAAATTTCGAGGTTGGCTGAGTCGTATTGCTACTAACTTGTTCTACGACGAGTTACGTAAACGCAAGCGAGTTGTTAGTCCCCTATCACTTGATGCTCCCCGTACTTTAGACGACGGAGAAATGGATTGGGAAATTGCTGGCGATACTCCCGGACCCGAAGAAGAACTGACAACAAGAGAATTTTACGAGCAATTACGCCTAGCAATCGCAGATTTACCCGAAGTTTTTCGTACCACTATTGTGTTGCGAGAAATTGAAGGACTGGCATATGAAGAAATTGCCGAAATGACCGGTGTTTCTTTAGGTACAGTTAAATCAAGGATTGCTAGAGCTAGATCCCGACTGCAAACTCAACTACAAAATTATGTAGAGTCTTAAGTAGCAACGTTCATCCTCACATGATGCGGTAGCTTCGTATTATTAACTAATACCCGATATTAAGTACCATTCATATACGTAACCCGCTTTGCTGCGGGAAAGTCTTGAGTTCGAGTGAATATTAAATTTAGATTTGCATCAATTCCAATTCTTTTGTTTTAAATAGGCGAAGAAGGCGATACTGGCAAATTTGATATTGAAATATTATTACTGTCTGAGCTTAATGACTGAATAATTGACTACTTATTAAGAAACATATTGTGTGTCTGCTGTTGGGAGAAAAATAAGAGTAAATTCTCAAGCTTGCCCGATGTATATACCCGTGTATTAATTGGTAATAATGTTAAGATGAATACAGAACATCACTTTGACGATTCCCGCTTGCAAAATCAACAAGAATTGCGGGATGGGAACGACCCCAATACCAATAAATTATTAACGGGTGCTAAGAATATGATGAAGCGCGATCGCTTCGAGTTATTGAGTGCTTACCTTGATGGTGAGGTAACAGCCGCAGAACGAAAGCAAGTAGAAGAATGGCTGGCAAATGACCCCTCAGTCCAAAGTTTGCACAAACGACTTTTATCACTACGGCAAGGCTTGCGGAATCTTCCACTACCGCAATCAGAAAAATCAATAGAAGAAAC comes from Rivularia sp. PCC 7116 and encodes:
- a CDS encoding sigma-70 family RNA polymerase sigma factor, with the protein product MSQSITASWSTLDARLPETPVEVDKLSNHDLILRCQAGVRPERTAFAELMRRYQSQVDRVLYHLAPDWADRADLAQEVWIRVFRNISRLQDPCKFRGWLSRIATNLFYDELRKRKRVVSPLSLDAPRTLDDGEMDWEIAGDTPGPEEELTTREFYEQLRLAIADLPEVFRTTIVLREIEGLAYEEIAEMTGVSLGTVKSRIARARSRLQTQLQNYVES